The Panicum virgatum strain AP13 chromosome 3N, P.virgatum_v5, whole genome shotgun sequence genome includes the window CTGAGGAGAAGGGTGAGCGGTATCTCCGAACCCTTGCCGTCGTGAAGCCTGCACAAGGGACGACAATAAGGTTTCTGGGCAGCGCAACTGCGCGACCACTCGAGACTGTTCGACTACGTTCTGCGCTGCTGCAATCTGCACTGCATCGACTCTTCACGAGGACGGAGCGCTGATCGGTAAGAGTAATTGAATTTAACATGATTATGTTTCGGTTTGTTTTGCTCAATCAGGAAAGCAGTAGCGTTGTTACTTCTATTTTGCCTCAAATTGAAATCTGGTCCCTTTAAACGCATATTTCCAATAATCCAGAAACCTTATATATGCGTTTGTTGTAATTCAGCAATGGCTGGTCCTTCGGATGCAATGAAACCTGAGAGGTTTGCCGTGGTAAATTCCGAAGATGGCAGACTAGAGTCAAATTTTGGCTCATGTCTATGGAACTGTGGTGGGTGATCCATCTAGTGATGCCATTCACGGTTGAGCAGACCGCGGTGTTTGCGGGTGATAGCGATAAGGCGCTTGGATGTGTCTTATCTCTGTTGTCAGATCAGTTGTATGATCTGTACATGGATTACACTAACCCCACATAGTTGTGGGATGCACTTGAGCGCAAATTTGCAGTCTCAGAAGGTGGTCGCTTACTCTATACCTGTGAGCAGTTCTATGACTTCAGTGTTGATGCTGCAAAGTCGATAGTTGCACAGGCACATAAGATGCTACTACTGGTTGGGGAGATTGCAAGTTTGGGCTGTCCTTTGCCGGACAGGTTTGTGGCAGCTGGTATTATTGCCAAACTCCTTGCATCTTGGAGGGATTTTGCCACAACCTTGAAACACAAATGAGAGGATATCTCCACTGAGAATTTGATTATAGCTCTTGATGTGGAAGAGAAGGCAAGAGCAAAGGATGCTCCAGGAACATCCGCTCAAGGTGCAAGTGCAAACATCATAGTGAACAAGCCCACTTACAAGGGTAAGGGAAAAGGTAAGATGAACTATGGTGAAAAGCCTAAGAAAACCACTAACATCAAGAAGAAACCAGAGAAGGATGATAAGGTCAGAGCATGTTATGTGTGGCAAAGAAGGGCATCTTGCGAAGAATTGCCGCTACCGCAAGGACCGAGATGATGGCAAGCCTAACAATAAGGTGAACGTCACCATAGGCAATGGCGATGAGGCCGGTGGATCTCGGTATAGTAATTTCCCAGTTGTATTTTCGACAATTCAATCTACAGATTGGTGGGTTGATACTGGTGCGAATATACATGTATGCTCTGACATATTCTTGTTTACTTCTTACCAGGTAGAGTGGTCTTCCTCCGTCTTGATGGGAAACGAATCTGATGCgcctgttcttggtgttggtacggtcgaACTGAAGCTGAGTTCAGAAAAGATTGTCCACTTGAAGAACGTGCATCATGCTCCGTTAATAAACAGAAATCTCATTAGCGGGTCCTTGCTTTGTCGAGATGGTCATAAGTTAGTGTTCGAGTCCAATAAAATTGTAATATCTAAATTTGGGAACTTTGTTGGTAAAGGCTATGAGAGCGGAGTCTTGTTCCGCTTAAATACTGTTGATCCAAATTTCCATTTAGATATTGCATCCATGAATAAAATTTGTGAGTCCAATGTGTGGCACTCTCGTTTTTGTCATATCAGTTTTGACACCATTGCTACAATGTCCAGATTAGAGTTTATTCCGAAATTGGAAGTAGTCAAAGGATCAAAGTGTCAATCATGTGTGCAAGCAAAACAACCTCGAAAACCATTCAAGGGTTTAGAGGAGTAGAGAGATTTGGCACCATTAGATCTTATTCATTCAGATCTATGCGAGATGAAAGGATTGTTGACTAGAGGAGGCAAGAGATATTTTATGACTTTAATAGATGATGCTACACGTTATTGCTATATTTACTTGCTGAaaacaaaagatgaagcttttcACTACTTTAAAATTTTTAAAGCTGAGGTTGAGGACCaaattgagagaaagatcaagcgtTTACGTGATGATCATGGAGGAGAACACATCTCCAATGAGTTCTCTCAATTCTGTGCTGAACATGGTATAATCCATGAGGTCACACCACCATACTCTCCTCAATCAAATGGGGTGGCTGAGAGGAAAAATCGGACACTTACAGACTTGGTAAATGCCATGTTAGAGAGTTCCGGTATGTCCTATGAATGGTGGGGGAAGCTATTTTGACAGCAAACTTTGTCCTTAATCGAGTTGTGATAAAAAACAAAGATATCACTCCTTACGAGGGATGGAAAGGGCAAAAGCCTAATGTCAATTTTCTGCGCACGTGGGGTTGTTTGGCGAAAGTCAATATACCATCGCCGAAAAAGAGAATGTTTGGACCCAAGACGGTTGACTGTGTGTTTTTTGTTACGCACAAAACAACACGTTTTAGTTGTGAAATCAGATTCTCCTGATGTGAGCGTTTACACAATCATGGAGCCACGAGATGCTTCATTCTTTGAGAAAGTTTATACAATGAGATCAGCAAGCAATAATGAAACTCAGATTTACACTCAATCTGAAACAACTGCTCTACCTGAACCAAATAGTGAACCAGTTTCATCCGACGAAGATAATGATAAAGTCGATGATGCTCCACGCAGAAGTAAGAGACAAAGGGTTGCGAAATCCTTTGGTGATGACtttattgtttatcttgtggatGACGTGCCAAAAACACTTCCCGAGGCTTATGCATCTCCTGATGCAGAGTATTGGAAAGAGAGTCCATAGTGAGATGGACTCCATCATGTCCAATGGGACTTGGGCGATCACTGACTGTCTAAGCGGGTGCAAATCAGTTGAATGCAAGTGGATCTTTAAGAAAAAAATGAGGCATAATGGTACTATTAAAAAGTACAAGGCAAGGCTTGTGTccaagggttatacacaaaaaaaggagagaattTATTTGATACTTACTCTCCGGTAGCCCGGATTGCAATAATTAGAGTACTGCTTGCGTTAGCAGCTTTCTATGATTTACTTGTCCATCAAATGGATGTAAAAGCAGCTTTCCTTTATGAAGAGTTGGAGGAAGAAATATATATGGAGCAACCAGATGGCTTTGTTGTCCTTGGAGAGGAGAACAAAGTGTGCAGATTAATAAAATTCTTATATGGCCTAAAGCAAACACCTAAACAGTGGCACGAAAAATTCGACACCACTTTAACATCTGCAGGATTCAGCGTGAACGAGACAGATAAGTGTGTACTACCATTATGGTGGGGGTGAAGGTGTTATATTGTGTttgtatgtcgatgacataCTTATATTTGGGACCAGCACTGCTGTGATTGATGAGATAAAATCTTTCCTATTTGATATGAAAGACTTAGGTCCAGTAGATGTAATTCTGAatattaagttgattaaaaatGAGAATGGGATTACACTGAGTCAATCCTATTATACAGAGAAGGTCCTTAGCCGCTTTGGCTTTGCAGACTGTAAGATCGCTCCAACTCCCTATGATGCAAGTGTGAAACTTCGAAAATTCGAAGGACAGGGAAGAGATCAATTGtgatattctcaaataattggATCCCTTATGTATTTAGCTGGTGCGACCAAACCTGACATCTCCTATGCTATGAGTAAACTGAGTCGGTTCACATCAAATCCaagagatgatcattggaaagcACTCGAGCGAGTGTGTCGTTATCTGAGAGGTACTTCAgattatggaattcactactCGGGATACCCATCTGTATTAGAGGGGTATAGTGATTCCAATTGGATCTCTAATGCGGACGAGATCAAAGCTACTAGTGGCTATATATTCACTCTAACGGGTGCTGCAGTTGCGTGGAGGTCTTGCAAACAAACAATCTTCACAAAATCAACGGCTGAAGCAGAACTTGTAGCACTAGAGACTGCCACTAATGAGGCTGAATGGCTTAGAGAGCTATTTATGAACTTGTCTATAATTGAGAAGCCGGTACCACCCATCCTAATGTATTGCAATAACCAATCAATGCTAGCTCCGGTTATGAATACAAAGGATAATTCCAAGTCCAACAAGTATATTAAGCGGAGGCTTAAAACTGTCAGAAAAATGAGAAACTCCGGAATAATAGCTGTGAGTTATGTGAAAAATGAAAATAATCTGGCAGACCCTTTCATAAAGGGATTATCACGGAATGTGATTTCTGTGATGTCTAAGGACATGGGTATGAGGCCCATTTGAGTATGTTACATCACAATGGTAACAtatcctatgtgatcggagatcccgtgaagtagAAAATAGGAAGAACAAGTTGATGATGTAACTCAAAGAGTAcactaaaaataataaaaatgtaTCAATGTCCAAATGACAACAATAGTACTCTTTATTATTTGGAAGGATGGCATTAAGCTTTAATGTTCCCCATTAAAAAGATATCAGCCAGCAGGATATTCTTGAAGAGGAACACCTACGTGAGTCTAACTATAGGTCACTGTTTTTGAGACAGGGTGCTCTCATTGAAAACTCACTAAAAGATATGGGAGTAGACCATTAACGCTCCGGTTAGGCGAGATTATTTTGGCAGCCTAGTGTCAGTTGTGATTTCAGGTGAAGTTCGACCACGTATGACTGAGAATTCAAGGCCTAGTCCATTCTTCAGTTGTAGGAAGATGAATCTTGTTATTCTAGGTACTAGTTCAATCCATACAAGACTCATACTGAAAGACTGGTATATTAACGATGATACAACACATTGATCCTTTTGTCCTTCATTTCTTACTTTGGAATTGGTgggggattgttggaatttggtcCATTTATGGCCCATTCAAGAGAATTCCAAAGCAACATGTGGCTGGTTGGTATTGTCCCATACTGCTAGTACAAGCAAGTGGACACCAATTTAAATATTGGAGCACTTTCTATGCGTTGAATGGAGCAGCCAAGAGATGAGATGTGTAATGCTTTGCTAAACACACACCaacgcacgcacgcgcgcgcacgTATTCGCGTCTTTTCGCGTGTATATCGGCGTGACTTGTGACTTGCGACGTGCGGTTGTGTGGCTGTAATTCAGCTAATATTTTGCCACTTGTGTCTCTCACTTTTGAATCATTGTGCACTGATTAGGTGCTAATCAATGCCCGGTTAATGCCATAATTCATAGTAAATTGTCATGATCATTCTAAATGTGTTTTGCTCGATCAGTTTACAACTTTGCTTAAGACTTCTATTTTACCTCAAATTGAAATCTAATCTCTTTAAACGCATATTTCCAACGCTTCCATCCCTAAATGCAAAACCCATCTAAACGTGTGCCTCCAGGGAAAAAAAACTGCCTGAATCGGTGTTAAAGTGTGGGGAAATCAGCATATACCACTTCCTCGAATACGCAAACatatgaaaaaagaaaaagagaagataaaaaaaaatccaaagtaCCCTTCCGTTGAAAAAAGTCCGGGAAATACTAAACCGCAGAAAacgaaacaaaaaataaaataaaatccaaACAGTCTAGGGTTTTGCGTACTAGTTATGCCCAGGCCGCGACGCGACGCGCCgccccttccccttcttcccctgCGCCTCGCCCGCCGACTTCGTCCCCACCCCctcgcggcggcgagccggaGCGTCTCGGCTGTTGCCGCCCGGGGCCCGCGGAGCTCCGTCGCCTTGGCGCCATCCGCCCCGCGGGCCGTGGAGGCGGCTCCATCGGCtttggcggcggccgtggcggcggaacCGGAACCCTAGCGGCTGACGAGGTTAGTCTCACTCCCTCTCCATCGATTCCTGCGCTATTGCGCGCGGCGGTCGACGGTGTCTCTCGCGGGGCGTTCATTTGGATTGGCCGTCTGCGGGCAATGGGAAGGGCCGCGGGGGAATCGGGGCCGGGGCTGGAATTTCGAAACCCTAGATGTGTTGATTTTCTTTGGTTTCTTGATCAGGTGACGCGGTGTTTCTTTTATGCGCAGCGGCGGGACAAATTGTGTTCTTGCGGGATGCTGTAGGCTGAAAGCCCTGTTTTACCGGGTACCATAGATTCCGAATCAAGGTCTTGTGCGGTGTGTGTTCCAATAACTGGTTACCGCGAACAGTGAGTTGAATTGGGGATTGGGGTGCACTGTGATTTGTAGGATAGTGGGTCTTGGAAGGATTGTGTTTCTGTCAACGAATTGATGCCTCTTGATCCTGCCCTGCGTCTAGTAGGGTAACCGGCTCGAGTTAGGGGTACGACTGTACGAGTTTGCAGGATTTCCTTCTCTGCTGGACCGGTAGTCTGTAGCAACCCCAATTGAGTACTGATTTGCTTGAGTTAGGTTGAAATCATGGCTTTGCATGGTGCTTTAGATTCGAATCGCGGTCTTGCGAGGTGTGGGTTCCAATAACGGGCTTCCACCTTGGGGCTTTACTTATAGATATGAAAAATTGGCCAATAGGTACTGCATGGTAGTATGTAGGATATTAGTCTTGCCAGGACTGTGTTTGTCCACGAATTAGTGGCTCTTTATCCTGTCCTGTTGACTAAATGACTAGTAAGGGTAATTGGCTTGATTAGGGGCACGAGTTTGCAAGGCAGGTAGTCAGTAGCAACCCTGGTAAAGTGAATTAGGCTGAAATCATGACTTTGCAAAGTGCCATAGATTGAAATTGTAGTCTTCTGAGGTGTGGTTTCTAATAACTGATTGCCACCACTGGgatgggctatacaaatgagTAAGTGGTCGGTTGGGATTGGGGTGCATGGTTTTAGGGTATTAGGTGATGCAAGGATTGTGTTTATGACCATGAATTGGTGCTCTTGTTGTTAACTGGCTCGAGTTAGGGGCATAAGATTGCAGGATGTTGTGGTCCTGCTCTGCCAGGTAGGTAGTCAGTAGCACTATTTGGTCTGGGAGGTGGGGATGGAGAACGCTGAAATGGAAAGGAGGATGAATTATTTTGTATAGATGATCTGGCTAAGTTTCAGATTTTTTTAACTTTTTCTATTGCTCTGGATTAATTTATTAATAGTGGGATGCTTTTTTTTAACAGATAGTAAGATTGCATTGGGCTATATCTATTCAATTCTTAAATTTTGAGTAGAGTACCATGTCTATCAGATAAATCATCACGACATGTTTAAGTATttggtcttggttgtgtattATTGCGTCTATTCTTGCATACTCTGACAGCATGCCAGTATTATTTTTCATTTCTATGTTCAGTCCTGGAATTTAACTTTAGTGTTTGAAACTTTGAATGTACATGTCATCCTGTACCTTACTTTGAAGTGTGCCATACCATCCCTTTTATTTCTTGGTAACTGTCATAACACCAGCTGTATCTTCTCCATTCAGAGACTGACTAGGAGTTCATCGAAGTAAATTGTTCATCAGTTTGTTCTTAATATAAATAAGTGAGCCTACATGGCTATGGTCCCAAGTGATTCATCACATAATGGAGTTGTGGACAATAGCCCCAATGGCAGGACCCTGGGTAGGCGTGAGGAAGCCAGGAAACTTGGCCCGTCATGGTATTTCAGTAGAaaggaaatagaagaaaattctCCATCCAGGAGGGATGGCATTGATTTGAAGAGAGAGAATGGCCTTCGAAAGTCGTATTGCAATTTTCTACAAGAGTTGGGCATGAAGCTTAAAGTGTAAGATGGATACATTGATCTACTTCTACATTTGTTGGCTATCTTTGCATTTCACTTTCTAAATTCTAAGAACACTCTTTTAAATGAAGTGCTACTAAATTGTGGCCATAATGCTAAAGTTTTTGAATATATGTTCCTTATATCAGCTTGTGTTTGCTCATTTTTTGTAGTAATTTGGGTGGACATTGTTATGGGATGCACATATCTACAGCTGTTTATGGATCAAGATATTTTATCTATTTCCCATCTAGATAACTGTAGTTTTGAACTTTTGATCAAGATGTTCATACTGTCATCGTGAAGAGAGAAATTTTTGTACCTACTTTTGTATAATTTAAATTTTGTTATACTTGATAGTCTGGCATTCAAATATGGATTGAGGTTTTACTGATGTTCGTTTTTGTTTGCATGGTTGATCTTGGTTTTTTTGCATGCTAAAGCATGACATTTTCCTTAGTGGTCATAATTTTGACGCAAGTTGTATTGCAAATCCATCAATGACTTTAAGTGTTAAATAAATGGATTGTTTTTTCATTGATTTTGCTGAAGTAAATCCTTTAGGTCATCCTTTTATCTCATAATGTTCCCCCATTTGCTTGCTGTTTGTAGGCCTCAAGTGTCCATTGCTACAGCTATGGTATTCTGTCATCGTTTTTACCTTCGCCAATCCCTTGCAAAAAATGATAGACGGGTAAGTGTTATTCAATGCCTGTCTCTAGTTGTTTTTCAATGGTTGATGAAGTTTGCCTTAAGCTTCAAGGTTGCTACTAAGTTTAGTTTAAACAAGTGGTTTGCCTTTTCCATTTTGTATGCCTGATTAGTATTAACAGGATCTTGATGCTTGACAATGGGTTgacaaactcaaattttcacaTTCCCTTTTGGTTTCATGTTAGAAACTGAATACTACTAGTATGATGTAAACTCTTTGCTGGTGACATACATAGATATTAGTGTACTCCTTCAAGCTAAATTTGATCctgtgaagttttttttttaaatttttttttatagaaTATGCGCCAATGGTTCTGAATCTAATATCCATACAGATAATTGCCACAGTTTGTATGTTCTTGGCTGGAAAAGTTGAAGAAACACCTAGACCATTGAAGGATGTCATTGTGGTTTCTTACGAGCTTATTCATAAGAAGGATCCTAATGCTGTTCAGAGAATCAAGCAGCAGAAGGTGATGGATTTATTATATTGATCCAGAAGTACTGACACTTGACTTTGTCCTGCACGATTATCACTATTGAACTTCATTGTTGCATACCCTTCACTTAGGAACCAATATGTGTTTAACTTTGTAACTTGTTTCATCATACACTGCTAGGCTGTAGTTATATGTATAAGCTATTCATTCACTAAAAATTTAGCTGATTTAAGTAAACAGTAGATTTTTGTTATATCTAGATTCAAATCTAGATATAACATCTTGATGAAAGTAGTTGAGATCCACTTTTCATCCTGGATTTGAGGAGCACATGCTACTAATATAAATGCTTTAACGGTTTATGATGCTTAATAAACATTTTCTAATCTAACAAAATAAATATGGCCAACAGTTGTTGCCTTTGTGCGCTTCCGTTATCAGCTTGTGGTTGCGTTAAACATCCTCAGGTGCTACCAAAGCTGAACAATTCTGAAAATgcatttcttttttaaaaattatgatCCTTTTTATCAAGAGTGAACATTATGATAGTTCTATATTTCTCCGCTTGTTTCTGAATCTACTTAGGATTTATTTTCTTCGTTCACTAGTTCTTATTTGATTCAAAAACGATATTTTCTCGTTTATGTAATAGTTATTTCTATTAGTGCTTAATATTTCCTCTTGCAGGAAATATACGATAAACAAAAAGAACTTATTTTACTTGGGGAGCGAGTTGTACTTGTAACACTTGGGTTTGACCTGAATATTCATCATGCTTACAAGCCCTTGGTTGAAGCAATAAGGAAATTCAAAGTTGTTCAAAAAAGTGCACTTCCTCAGGTTGCCTGGAATTTCGTAAATGATGGGTATGCTAATGCTACCCTTGCTGTCTTTTGAAATTGCAGTTCACAGTTGTGTATCTACTACACTTTAAAAATGTTGTGCACTGTACAGGCTGCGTACTTCGCTTTGCCTGCAATTCGAGCCTCATCATATTGCAGCAGGTGCTATCTTTTTGGCTGCTAAATTTCTCAAAATGAAGCTTCCAGCTGAGGGTGATAAAGTTTGGTGGCAGGATTTTGATGTCACGCCACGTCAGCTTGAAGGTTGGTCCTTATTTGGAAAGTCTGAAATGTTTCCACTTGCTCTATGCTGTTCATTTGTTCAGCACATTGGTTTGGCCTTCATTGGTTGAATTGTTAGCATGAGTTTAGTGTGACAAATAGATTTTTGTTTCTGTGAAAATCTTGGTTTTTAAGGAATTTACAAACTTCATGATACTTTAACTTGATAACTTTGTGTTTTCTTTAGCTAACGGTTATTGGTATAATCTTCATTGAACTAGTATTTAGGCTAAAATAGGATACTAGGATGACATCTTTCTCCATGACATTAGTTTATCCTACATGTCCGTGGCTTATTTTTCTTATCATTGTTTCAAAAGATGTATAATTTGGATTGTTATTGTCATAACTTCTCCATGCCCCAGTTCGCTACACAATTTAATTTCCAAAAACTGTACATGTTAGCCATCTGCATGCCTGAACCAATTCATTTTCCTGTTGCAGATTAAAGTAGCATAGTTTCTAGGCTATTCTAAGAAAAATAAGTACAACTAGAAGTAAACATAATTTATCTAGCCTATAAAAAGGGTGGTCAAATGAGGGCTTTGCATTAGGCAATTTTCTGGACACATCATGCTATTCTACCCAAGATATGAGCTTGTTTTTCTCTACTGGGAAATGGAACACTTTTTGCAGCTTGATATTTCTAGGTGCTACGTTTCTGTCTTGCTATATTGCTTCCATTTTCTTTGTGAGGTATATTGAAGTTTACAAATGGGATTTTGATAGTGACATAGTGTAcacatttttttattattaataTTTACCTTACAGAGCTATGCTGTATCTTTGGAAGAGCACTGTTTCAATTAGGTTTTAATAATTCACAAAACTATGATAATCTTCTAACTTTACTGGTGACTTGTCACATAAACCGTAGTGCTTTTGAGGCCAAGTTCCTGACTGTTTTGAAATTACACATGTACCAGCCACTTTCCAGCTGTCAGAAACCTAACAGCCTCTAAAGACCAACAATCAAATTCTATTAGGTCTCACTTTGTATAGTTTAATATTAACTAGGCACTACGTGGAAATTCTTATTTACTAATCCTAAGTATTAGTTATTATTTTATTGTCACAATGTGGTCTGAGATGCCCATATCTCATCTGACAAATAAAACATTTCTGTCGTCCATGATTGCAGAGGTAAGCAATCAAATGTTGGAGTTGTATGAGCAAAACCGTACACCACAGGCACAACCATCACAGGGAAGTGAAGCTGAAGGGTGTTCTGCTGGTGTGCGCAATCAACATTCATCTGTAAAATCTGAAGGAAACTCCAAGGAACCATCTGCCAAACTGTCAAATTTGCCGCATTCTTCCTTGACAGGTGCTCCAGGTCACCATGATGCTGGACACTTGAATTCAGACAAGCATATTTCTGGCTATAAAATGCTTCAAAACGACAATGGTAACCATGGTGGCAGCAAAGATAGGAGCAGCAAGAGTGGAAGTAAATCTGATGCTGGTATGGACAGGTCGCATCATGACAAAAAATCCTCCCCAGGACATCATTATTCCAAGTCCAGTCGTGAGTTCTGTAATCAAATGGAAGAACAAAAGCCACATCGATCACATGATAATTCTAATGAAACAAGACACGGTGTTCTTGGTGGCAATGAAGCTCCTGGTGTGTCATCATCAAGGATGGATGCGATGAATAAAATTGACAAGGATAAGGTAAAAGCAGCATTGGAGAAGCGAAGAAAATCAAAAGGTGGAGTTGCTGCAAATGTAAATGTGATGGATGATGATGATCTACTTGAGAGAGAGCTAGAACATGGTGTTGAACTGGCTGTTGAGGACGAGAAGATCAAGCAGGAAGAGCAGACTTTGTCCCATGATAGCATGCCTCCAGCGGATCTTCAACATGTTGACCATGTAATGGAGAATGGTTACCATGGTGAGAAGAGCGTGCCAACGACTGCTGAAGATGGGGAGTTTCCAAGGGACAGTAAAGAACAACACCCTCAATCATTTGATAAACGAACCGATGGTTCTGAGCACAAGTCCCAGCAGGTTGATCACACATTGAAGCACAAGGGCCACGATGATGCTCTGCTTGCTGGAAGACATGAGCAGGATGGACGAGACAACTTTAAAAGGCCTAAGCTTGAAGGCGTAGTTGATAATGAAGTGTGATTGTGGACCAGTTTGCTTGAAACGGGTAACTACATGCAATTTGGCACGGAATTCATTGTATGATACACATGTTCCTGGGCATGTGTTCACCAGTGCCTGAGGATGTTGCATTGGGATGCTAAAACTGCCGTGCTGTGGAACATCAAGATGTCCATAGTTTTTGTGCGTATTTGCCCCCCCGTAACTGATGGCAGTTTAAAACTGTTCCTAGATCTGCACCATGGAGCATCTTGAAAGCCGTGCTAGCAAT containing:
- the LOC120666201 gene encoding cyclin-T1-4-like, which codes for MAMVPSDSSHNGVVDNSPNGRTLGRREEARKLGPSWYFSRKEIEENSPSRRDGIDLKRENGLRKSYCNFLQELGMKLKVPQVSIATAMVFCHRFYLRQSLAKNDRRIIATVCMFLAGKVEETPRPLKDVIVVSYELIHKKDPNAVQRIKQQKEIYDKQKELILLGERVVLVTLGFDLNIHHAYKPLVEAIRKFKVVQKSALPQVAWNFVNDGLRTSLCLQFEPHHIAAGAIFLAAKFLKMKLPAEGDKVWWQDFDVTPRQLEEVSNQMLELYEQNRTPQAQPSQGSEAEGCSAGVRNQHSSVKSEGNSKEPSAKLSNLPHSSLTGAPGHHDAGHLNSDKHISGYKMLQNDNGNHGGSKDRSSKSGSKSDAGMDRSHHDKKSSPGHHYSKSSREFCNQMEEQKPHRSHDNSNETRHGVLGGNEAPGVSSSRMDAMNKIDKDKVKAALEKRRKSKGGVAANVNVMDDDDLLERELEHGVELAVEDEKIKQEEQTLSHDSMPPADLQHVDHVMENGYHGEKSVPTTAEDGEFPRDSKEQHPQSFDKRTDGSEHKSQQVDHTLKHKGHDDALLAGRHEQDGRDNFKRPKLEGVVDNEV